The following coding sequences lie in one Populus nigra chromosome 15, ddPopNigr1.1, whole genome shotgun sequence genomic window:
- the LOC133674133 gene encoding protein KAKU4-like isoform X1, with protein sequence MYAVSRPPNRLTEFKSGGKIVGPRRATTPRPTPYDRPTPRLSPNSTPQNPNWLSRLIFSPSRLLANGAGKVFSSVFGSESSDSSSGDDEDSDTVSTSEGEMEDTIEDGDEGSASSLSGEKKNQTTEIVHYSKKDLPAVEWRTGTMRLIAQLLTQETFTREECDRLTHIIKSRVVDSPIIRGTEDGRLSEVLDKTAGNVMIQMPTHLISAIQLLKRLKNGLRGRNWGQIRSQWSVESALSTLLHMLVILVTEEEAGSPVDLAKSYMQARPLWASPSTNHIQLQSPSSMGKELFKEATPFSVGGKSLSPSKLNWDSPVTGSWNIQEELRKVRSRATEEMLRTRPSSKIDWSALASVYKGGPSLLCTGEVGGAKDKFSNFTQLVDVPLTWGSAATTSGLTDSQMAQDKLQNEAFPPNAATSVPEKSQDLGSTPTIECRAGLPDGSEAIPSHGQQQQLSEEVIVKQSADANIAAPAPAPATATAPGLGDIEETSQPSSSMAETVRGKSFKSDSMLLEVNYIASKEVAGRDDAVTTSGCPSSAYSLPAVHYGEQKSMLSGKEHSLVGPDHDKVTRTVPGEETCELLSEASVEVPNDNEIVGFANDSEDSSSMYQGGLVQAVARPNSKRRSVSRTTGAKQQGRNVRSRDNRRGRGRGK encoded by the exons ATGTACGCCGTTTCCCGGCCTCCGAACCGACTCACCGAGTTCAAATCGGGCGGAAAAATTGTTGGACCCAGGCGAGCCACTACTCCTCGTCCCACTCCATACGACCGCCCAACCCCTCGCCTTTCCCCTAATTCCACCCCTCAAAACCCTAATTGGCTTTCTCGTCTCATTTTTTCTCCTTCTCGCTTGCTCGCCAACGGTGCCGGTAAAGTTTTCTCCTCCGTCTTCGGCTCCGAATCCTCCGATTCCTCCTCCGGCGACGACGAAGACAGCGATACCGTTTCCACTTCTG AGGGTGAAATGGAAGATACCATTGAAGATGGCGATGAAGGCAGTGCTTCTTCTCTAAGCGGTGAAAAG AAGAATCAAACAACTGAAATTGTTCATTACTCAAAAAAAGATCTCCCAGCTGTAGAGTGGAGGACTGGAACAATGCGTTTAATTGCACAGCTTCTAACGCAGGAAACGTTCACGAG GGAAGAATGCGACAGACTAACACATATTATTAAATCAAGAGTTGTAGATTCTCCCATCATTAGAGGCACAGAAGATGGGAGACTGAGTGAGGTTCTGGACAAGACAGCTGGCAATG TGATGATTCAGATGCCGACACACCTGATCTCCGCAATACAGCTGTTAAAGAGGCTAAAAAATGGTTTGAGGGGAAGAAATTGGGGCCAAATTCGAAGCCAGTGGAGTGTGGAATCTGCACTCTCAACACTGCTCCACATGTTAGTAATCCTG GTTACTGAAGAAGAAGCAGGTTCACCAGTGGATTTGGCCAAATCTTATATGCAAGCTCGCCCACTATGGGCTTCTCCTTCCACAAACCATATCCAGTTGCAATCCCCATCATCAATGGGAAAAGAGCTTTTTAAGGAAGCAACACCATTTTCAGTTGGTGGCAAGTCACTGTCCCCATCAAAG TTGAACTGGGATTCCCCTGTCACTGGTTCGTGGAATATTCAGGAAGAACTACGTAAAGTGAGATCCAGGGCAACTGAAGAGATGCTAAGGACTCGACCGTCTTCCAAAATTGATTGGTCTGCATTAGCTTCAGTTTATAAAGGAGGTCCTAGTTTATTGTGTACTGGAGAAGTTGGTGGTGCTAAAGATAAATTTTCCAATTTTACACAATTAGTAGATGTACCTTTGACATGGGGCAGTGCAGCAACTACTTCTGGCTTGACAG ATTCTCAAATGGCACAAGATAAGTTGCAGAATGAAGCTTTTCCACCTAATGCAGCTACTTCTGTTCCTGAAAAAAGTCAG GATCTGGGATCAACACCGACCATTGAGTGTAGGGCAG GCTTGCCAGATGGCTCTGAAGCGATACCAAGCCATGGACAGCAACAACAGCTTTCAGAAGAAGTGATAGTAAAACAAAG TGCTGATGCCAACATTGCTGCTCCTGCTCCTGCTcctgctactgctactgctcCTGGCCTTGGAGACATCGAGGAGACTAGCCAACCTTCAAGCTCCATGGCAGAAACTGTTAGAGGCAAGAGTTTTAAATCTG ATTCAATGTTACTTGAAGTAAATTATATAGCATCCAAGGAAGTTGCTGGAAGAGATGATGCAGTTACTACCAGTGGCTGCCCTTCTTCAGCATACAG TTTGCCTGCAGTACACTACGGGGAACAGAAGTCTATGCTGTCTGGCAAAGAGCACAGTTTAGTTGGTCCAGATCATGACAAGGTGACAAGAACTGTTCCTGGAGAGGAAACCTGCGAGCTTCTGAGTGAGGCTTCCGTGGAGGTGCCAAACGATAATGAAATTGTTGGTTTTGCTAATGACTCTGAAGACAGCTCCAGCATGTACCAGGGAGGGTTAGTACAGGCTGTGGCTCGACCAAATTCAAAACGCCGCTCAGTATCCAGGACAACTGGTGCCAAGCAGCAAGGAAGAAACGTTAGGAGCAGAGACAATAGGAGAGGCAGAGGACGGGGTAAATAA
- the LOC133674134 gene encoding COP9 signalosome complex subunit 5a-like → MDPYPSSSTSIAQKTWELENNIKTIDTSAPTTATDTSFLSDAIFHYDDAAQAKFLQEKPWSNDPNYFRRVRISALALLKMVVHARSGGTIEVMGLMQGKTDGDSIIVMDAFALPVEGTETRVNAQADAYEYMVDYSQTNKQAGRLENVVGWYHSHPGYGCWLSGIDVSTQMLNQQFQEPFLAVVIDPTRTVSAGKVEIGAFRTYPEGYKPPDDPVSEYQTIPLNKIEDFGVHCKQYYALDITYFKSSLDCHLLDLLWNKYWVNTLSSSPLLGNGDYVAGQISDLAEKLEHAENQLAHSRLGPLMAPQRKKDEESQLAKITRDSAKITVEQVHGLMSQVIKDILFNSVRQSNRSRAETSGPEPMVET, encoded by the exons ATGGATCCCTATCCTTCTTCTTCTACCTCGATAGCCCAAAAAACCTGGGAGCTCGAAAACAACATTAAAACCATCGACACATCAGCCCCAACAACAGCAACAGACACTTCTTTTTTATCGGACGCGATTTTTCACTACGATGATGCAGCACAAGCGAAGTTCCTGCAAGAAAAACCGTGGTCGAACGATCCGAATTATTTTAGACGAGTGAGGATCTCTGCTCTTGCTTTGTTAAAGATGGTTGTCCATGCTCGATCAGGCGGGACTATTGAAGTTATGGGGCTAATGCAAGGGAAAACTGATGGGGATTCTATTATTGTTATGGATGCTTTTGCTCTTCCTGTCGAAGGGACGGAGACGAGGGTTAATGCTCAGGCTGATGCTTATGAGTATATGGTTGATTATTCTCAGACTAATAAACAG GCTGGACGTTTGGAGAATGTTGTTGGGTGGTATCACTCACATCCTGGCTATGGATGCTGGCTTTCAGGTATAGATGTTTCAACCCAAATGCTTAACCAGCAATTTCAGGAGCCGTTTTTGGCAGTTGTTATTGATCCAACAAGGACTGTCTCAGCGGGGAAAGTTGAGATTGGGGCATTCAGGACATATCCAGAAGGATACAAACCTCCAGATGATCCTGTTTCTGAATACCAAACTATTCCTCTTAATAAGATTGAGGACTTTGGAGTTCATTGCAAACAG TATTATGCTTTGGATATAACTTATTTCAAGTCTTCTCTTGATTGCCACCTCTTGGATCTTTTGTGGAACAAATACTGGGTGAATACGCTTTCATCTTCACCTCTCTTGGGCAATGGAGACTATGTTGCGGGGCAAATTTCTGATCTAG CTGAGAAGCTGGAGCATGCAGAGAATCAATTGGCACATTCTCGATTGGGACCATTAATGGCTcctcaaagaaagaaagat GAAGAATCTCAACTTGCAAAAATTACTCGTGATAGTGCTAAGATAACTGTGGAGCAGGTCCATGGTCTAATGTCACAG GTTATCAAGGACATCCTCTTCAACTCTGTTCGTCAATCAAATAGATCTCGTGCAGAGACATCCGGCCCTGAGCCAATGGTTGAAACATGA
- the LOC133674133 gene encoding protein KAKU4-like isoform X3 produces the protein MYAVSRPPNRLTEFKSGGKIVGPRRATTPRPTPYDRPTPRLSPNSTPQNPNWLSRLIFSPSRLLANGAGKVFSSVFGSESSDSSSGDDEDSDTVSTSEGEMEDTIEDGDEGSASSLSGEKKNQTTEIVHYSKKDLPAVEWRTGTMRLIAQLLTQETFTREECDRLTHIIKSRVVDSPIIRGTEDGRLSEVLDKTAGNDADTPDLRNTAVKEAKKWFEGKKLGPNSKPVECGICTLNTAPHVTEEEAGSPVDLAKSYMQARPLWASPSTNHIQLQSPSSMGKELFKEATPFSVGGKSLSPSKLNWDSPVTGSWNIQEELRKVRSRATEEMLRTRPSSKIDWSALASVYKGGPSLLCTGEVGGAKDKFSNFTQLVDVPLTWGSAATTSGLTDSQMAQDKLQNEAFPPNAATSVPEKSQDLGSTPTIECRAGLPDGSEAIPSHGQQQQLSEEVIVKQSADANIAAPAPAPATATAPGLGDIEETSQPSSSMAETVRGKSFKSDSMLLEVNYIASKEVAGRDDAVTTSGCPSSAYSLPAVHYGEQKSMLSGKEHSLVGPDHDKVTRTVPGEETCELLSEASVEVPNDNEIVGFANDSEDSSSMYQGGLVQAVARPNSKRRSVSRTTGAKQQGRNVRSRDNRRGRGRGK, from the exons ATGTACGCCGTTTCCCGGCCTCCGAACCGACTCACCGAGTTCAAATCGGGCGGAAAAATTGTTGGACCCAGGCGAGCCACTACTCCTCGTCCCACTCCATACGACCGCCCAACCCCTCGCCTTTCCCCTAATTCCACCCCTCAAAACCCTAATTGGCTTTCTCGTCTCATTTTTTCTCCTTCTCGCTTGCTCGCCAACGGTGCCGGTAAAGTTTTCTCCTCCGTCTTCGGCTCCGAATCCTCCGATTCCTCCTCCGGCGACGACGAAGACAGCGATACCGTTTCCACTTCTG AGGGTGAAATGGAAGATACCATTGAAGATGGCGATGAAGGCAGTGCTTCTTCTCTAAGCGGTGAAAAG AAGAATCAAACAACTGAAATTGTTCATTACTCAAAAAAAGATCTCCCAGCTGTAGAGTGGAGGACTGGAACAATGCGTTTAATTGCACAGCTTCTAACGCAGGAAACGTTCACGAG GGAAGAATGCGACAGACTAACACATATTATTAAATCAAGAGTTGTAGATTCTCCCATCATTAGAGGCACAGAAGATGGGAGACTGAGTGAGGTTCTGGACAAGACAGCTGGCAATG ATGCCGACACACCTGATCTCCGCAATACAGCTGTTAAAGAGGCTAAAAAATGGTTTGAGGGGAAGAAATTGGGGCCAAATTCGAAGCCAGTGGAGTGTGGAATCTGCACTCTCAACACTGCTCCACAT GTTACTGAAGAAGAAGCAGGTTCACCAGTGGATTTGGCCAAATCTTATATGCAAGCTCGCCCACTATGGGCTTCTCCTTCCACAAACCATATCCAGTTGCAATCCCCATCATCAATGGGAAAAGAGCTTTTTAAGGAAGCAACACCATTTTCAGTTGGTGGCAAGTCACTGTCCCCATCAAAG TTGAACTGGGATTCCCCTGTCACTGGTTCGTGGAATATTCAGGAAGAACTACGTAAAGTGAGATCCAGGGCAACTGAAGAGATGCTAAGGACTCGACCGTCTTCCAAAATTGATTGGTCTGCATTAGCTTCAGTTTATAAAGGAGGTCCTAGTTTATTGTGTACTGGAGAAGTTGGTGGTGCTAAAGATAAATTTTCCAATTTTACACAATTAGTAGATGTACCTTTGACATGGGGCAGTGCAGCAACTACTTCTGGCTTGACAG ATTCTCAAATGGCACAAGATAAGTTGCAGAATGAAGCTTTTCCACCTAATGCAGCTACTTCTGTTCCTGAAAAAAGTCAG GATCTGGGATCAACACCGACCATTGAGTGTAGGGCAG GCTTGCCAGATGGCTCTGAAGCGATACCAAGCCATGGACAGCAACAACAGCTTTCAGAAGAAGTGATAGTAAAACAAAG TGCTGATGCCAACATTGCTGCTCCTGCTCCTGCTcctgctactgctactgctcCTGGCCTTGGAGACATCGAGGAGACTAGCCAACCTTCAAGCTCCATGGCAGAAACTGTTAGAGGCAAGAGTTTTAAATCTG ATTCAATGTTACTTGAAGTAAATTATATAGCATCCAAGGAAGTTGCTGGAAGAGATGATGCAGTTACTACCAGTGGCTGCCCTTCTTCAGCATACAG TTTGCCTGCAGTACACTACGGGGAACAGAAGTCTATGCTGTCTGGCAAAGAGCACAGTTTAGTTGGTCCAGATCATGACAAGGTGACAAGAACTGTTCCTGGAGAGGAAACCTGCGAGCTTCTGAGTGAGGCTTCCGTGGAGGTGCCAAACGATAATGAAATTGTTGGTTTTGCTAATGACTCTGAAGACAGCTCCAGCATGTACCAGGGAGGGTTAGTACAGGCTGTGGCTCGACCAAATTCAAAACGCCGCTCAGTATCCAGGACAACTGGTGCCAAGCAGCAAGGAAGAAACGTTAGGAGCAGAGACAATAGGAGAGGCAGAGGACGGGGTAAATAA
- the LOC133674133 gene encoding protein KAKU4-like isoform X2 produces the protein MYAVSRPPNRLTEFKSGGKIVGPRRATTPRPTPYDRPTPRLSPNSTPQNPNWLSRLIFSPSRLLANGAGKVFSSVFGSESSDSSSGDDEDSDTVSTSEGEMEDTIEDGDEGSASSLSGEKKNQTTEIVHYSKKDLPAVEWRTGTMRLIAQLLTQETFTREECDRLTHIIKSRVVDSPIIRGTEDGRLSEVLDKTAGNVMIQMPTHLISAIQLLKRLKNGLRGRNWGQIRSQWSVESALSTLLHMLVILVTEEEAGSPVDLAKSYMQARPLWASPSTNHIQLQSPSSMGKELFKEATPFSVGGKSLSPSKLNWDSPVTGSWNIQEELRKVRSRATEEMLRTRPSSKIDWSALASVYKGGPSLLCTGEVGGAKDKFSNFTQLVDVPLTWGSAATTSGLTDSQMAQDKLQNEAFPPNAATSVPEKSQDLGSTPTIECRAGLPDGSEAIPSHGQQQQLSEEVIVKQSADANIAAPAPAPATATAPGLGDIEETSQPSSSMAETVRDSMLLEVNYIASKEVAGRDDAVTTSGCPSSAYSLPAVHYGEQKSMLSGKEHSLVGPDHDKVTRTVPGEETCELLSEASVEVPNDNEIVGFANDSEDSSSMYQGGLVQAVARPNSKRRSVSRTTGAKQQGRNVRSRDNRRGRGRGK, from the exons ATGTACGCCGTTTCCCGGCCTCCGAACCGACTCACCGAGTTCAAATCGGGCGGAAAAATTGTTGGACCCAGGCGAGCCACTACTCCTCGTCCCACTCCATACGACCGCCCAACCCCTCGCCTTTCCCCTAATTCCACCCCTCAAAACCCTAATTGGCTTTCTCGTCTCATTTTTTCTCCTTCTCGCTTGCTCGCCAACGGTGCCGGTAAAGTTTTCTCCTCCGTCTTCGGCTCCGAATCCTCCGATTCCTCCTCCGGCGACGACGAAGACAGCGATACCGTTTCCACTTCTG AGGGTGAAATGGAAGATACCATTGAAGATGGCGATGAAGGCAGTGCTTCTTCTCTAAGCGGTGAAAAG AAGAATCAAACAACTGAAATTGTTCATTACTCAAAAAAAGATCTCCCAGCTGTAGAGTGGAGGACTGGAACAATGCGTTTAATTGCACAGCTTCTAACGCAGGAAACGTTCACGAG GGAAGAATGCGACAGACTAACACATATTATTAAATCAAGAGTTGTAGATTCTCCCATCATTAGAGGCACAGAAGATGGGAGACTGAGTGAGGTTCTGGACAAGACAGCTGGCAATG TGATGATTCAGATGCCGACACACCTGATCTCCGCAATACAGCTGTTAAAGAGGCTAAAAAATGGTTTGAGGGGAAGAAATTGGGGCCAAATTCGAAGCCAGTGGAGTGTGGAATCTGCACTCTCAACACTGCTCCACATGTTAGTAATCCTG GTTACTGAAGAAGAAGCAGGTTCACCAGTGGATTTGGCCAAATCTTATATGCAAGCTCGCCCACTATGGGCTTCTCCTTCCACAAACCATATCCAGTTGCAATCCCCATCATCAATGGGAAAAGAGCTTTTTAAGGAAGCAACACCATTTTCAGTTGGTGGCAAGTCACTGTCCCCATCAAAG TTGAACTGGGATTCCCCTGTCACTGGTTCGTGGAATATTCAGGAAGAACTACGTAAAGTGAGATCCAGGGCAACTGAAGAGATGCTAAGGACTCGACCGTCTTCCAAAATTGATTGGTCTGCATTAGCTTCAGTTTATAAAGGAGGTCCTAGTTTATTGTGTACTGGAGAAGTTGGTGGTGCTAAAGATAAATTTTCCAATTTTACACAATTAGTAGATGTACCTTTGACATGGGGCAGTGCAGCAACTACTTCTGGCTTGACAG ATTCTCAAATGGCACAAGATAAGTTGCAGAATGAAGCTTTTCCACCTAATGCAGCTACTTCTGTTCCTGAAAAAAGTCAG GATCTGGGATCAACACCGACCATTGAGTGTAGGGCAG GCTTGCCAGATGGCTCTGAAGCGATACCAAGCCATGGACAGCAACAACAGCTTTCAGAAGAAGTGATAGTAAAACAAAG TGCTGATGCCAACATTGCTGCTCCTGCTCCTGCTcctgctactgctactgctcCTGGCCTTGGAGACATCGAGGAGACTAGCCAACCTTCAAGCTCCATGGCAGAAACTGTTAGAG ATTCAATGTTACTTGAAGTAAATTATATAGCATCCAAGGAAGTTGCTGGAAGAGATGATGCAGTTACTACCAGTGGCTGCCCTTCTTCAGCATACAG TTTGCCTGCAGTACACTACGGGGAACAGAAGTCTATGCTGTCTGGCAAAGAGCACAGTTTAGTTGGTCCAGATCATGACAAGGTGACAAGAACTGTTCCTGGAGAGGAAACCTGCGAGCTTCTGAGTGAGGCTTCCGTGGAGGTGCCAAACGATAATGAAATTGTTGGTTTTGCTAATGACTCTGAAGACAGCTCCAGCATGTACCAGGGAGGGTTAGTACAGGCTGTGGCTCGACCAAATTCAAAACGCCGCTCAGTATCCAGGACAACTGGTGCCAAGCAGCAAGGAAGAAACGTTAGGAGCAGAGACAATAGGAGAGGCAGAGGACGGGGTAAATAA
- the LOC133674133 gene encoding protein KAKU4-like isoform X5 has protein sequence MYAVSRPPNRLTEFKSGGKIVGPRRATTPRPTPYDRPTPRLSPNSTPQNPNWLSRLIFSPSRLLANGAGKVFSSVFGSESSDSSSGDDEDSDTVSTSEGEMEDTIEDGDEGSASSLSGEKKNQTTEIVHYSKKDLPAVEWRTGTMRLIAQLLTQETFTRVVDSPIIRGTEDGRLSEVLDKTAGNDADTPDLRNTAVKEAKKWFEGKKLGPNSKPVECGICTLNTAPHVTEEEAGSPVDLAKSYMQARPLWASPSTNHIQLQSPSSMGKELFKEATPFSVGGKSLSPSKLNWDSPVTGSWNIQEELRKVRSRATEEMLRTRPSSKIDWSALASVYKGGPSLLCTGEVGGAKDKFSNFTQLVDVPLTWGSAATTSGLTDSQMAQDKLQNEAFPPNAATSVPEKSQDLGSTPTIECRAGLPDGSEAIPSHGQQQQLSEEVIVKQSADANIAAPAPAPATATAPGLGDIEETSQPSSSMAETVRGKSFKSDSMLLEVNYIASKEVAGRDDAVTTSGCPSSAYSLPAVHYGEQKSMLSGKEHSLVGPDHDKVTRTVPGEETCELLSEASVEVPNDNEIVGFANDSEDSSSMYQGGLVQAVARPNSKRRSVSRTTGAKQQGRNVRSRDNRRGRGRGK, from the exons ATGTACGCCGTTTCCCGGCCTCCGAACCGACTCACCGAGTTCAAATCGGGCGGAAAAATTGTTGGACCCAGGCGAGCCACTACTCCTCGTCCCACTCCATACGACCGCCCAACCCCTCGCCTTTCCCCTAATTCCACCCCTCAAAACCCTAATTGGCTTTCTCGTCTCATTTTTTCTCCTTCTCGCTTGCTCGCCAACGGTGCCGGTAAAGTTTTCTCCTCCGTCTTCGGCTCCGAATCCTCCGATTCCTCCTCCGGCGACGACGAAGACAGCGATACCGTTTCCACTTCTG AGGGTGAAATGGAAGATACCATTGAAGATGGCGATGAAGGCAGTGCTTCTTCTCTAAGCGGTGAAAAG AAGAATCAAACAACTGAAATTGTTCATTACTCAAAAAAAGATCTCCCAGCTGTAGAGTGGAGGACTGGAACAATGCGTTTAATTGCACAGCTTCTAACGCAGGAAACGTTCACGAG AGTTGTAGATTCTCCCATCATTAGAGGCACAGAAGATGGGAGACTGAGTGAGGTTCTGGACAAGACAGCTGGCAATG ATGCCGACACACCTGATCTCCGCAATACAGCTGTTAAAGAGGCTAAAAAATGGTTTGAGGGGAAGAAATTGGGGCCAAATTCGAAGCCAGTGGAGTGTGGAATCTGCACTCTCAACACTGCTCCACAT GTTACTGAAGAAGAAGCAGGTTCACCAGTGGATTTGGCCAAATCTTATATGCAAGCTCGCCCACTATGGGCTTCTCCTTCCACAAACCATATCCAGTTGCAATCCCCATCATCAATGGGAAAAGAGCTTTTTAAGGAAGCAACACCATTTTCAGTTGGTGGCAAGTCACTGTCCCCATCAAAG TTGAACTGGGATTCCCCTGTCACTGGTTCGTGGAATATTCAGGAAGAACTACGTAAAGTGAGATCCAGGGCAACTGAAGAGATGCTAAGGACTCGACCGTCTTCCAAAATTGATTGGTCTGCATTAGCTTCAGTTTATAAAGGAGGTCCTAGTTTATTGTGTACTGGAGAAGTTGGTGGTGCTAAAGATAAATTTTCCAATTTTACACAATTAGTAGATGTACCTTTGACATGGGGCAGTGCAGCAACTACTTCTGGCTTGACAG ATTCTCAAATGGCACAAGATAAGTTGCAGAATGAAGCTTTTCCACCTAATGCAGCTACTTCTGTTCCTGAAAAAAGTCAG GATCTGGGATCAACACCGACCATTGAGTGTAGGGCAG GCTTGCCAGATGGCTCTGAAGCGATACCAAGCCATGGACAGCAACAACAGCTTTCAGAAGAAGTGATAGTAAAACAAAG TGCTGATGCCAACATTGCTGCTCCTGCTCCTGCTcctgctactgctactgctcCTGGCCTTGGAGACATCGAGGAGACTAGCCAACCTTCAAGCTCCATGGCAGAAACTGTTAGAGGCAAGAGTTTTAAATCTG ATTCAATGTTACTTGAAGTAAATTATATAGCATCCAAGGAAGTTGCTGGAAGAGATGATGCAGTTACTACCAGTGGCTGCCCTTCTTCAGCATACAG TTTGCCTGCAGTACACTACGGGGAACAGAAGTCTATGCTGTCTGGCAAAGAGCACAGTTTAGTTGGTCCAGATCATGACAAGGTGACAAGAACTGTTCCTGGAGAGGAAACCTGCGAGCTTCTGAGTGAGGCTTCCGTGGAGGTGCCAAACGATAATGAAATTGTTGGTTTTGCTAATGACTCTGAAGACAGCTCCAGCATGTACCAGGGAGGGTTAGTACAGGCTGTGGCTCGACCAAATTCAAAACGCCGCTCAGTATCCAGGACAACTGGTGCCAAGCAGCAAGGAAGAAACGTTAGGAGCAGAGACAATAGGAGAGGCAGAGGACGGGGTAAATAA
- the LOC133674133 gene encoding protein KAKU4-like isoform X4 produces MYAVSRPPNRLTEFKSGGKIVGPRRATTPRPTPYDRPTPRLSPNSTPQNPNWLSRLIFSPSRLLANGAGKVFSSVFGSESSDSSSGDDEDSDTVSTSEGEMEDTIEDGDEGSASSLSGEKKNQTTEIVHYSKKDLPAVEWRTGTMRLIAQLLTQETFTRVVDSPIIRGTEDGRLSEVLDKTAGNVMIQMPTHLISAIQLLKRLKNGLRGRNWGQIRSQWSVESALSTLLHMLVILVTEEEAGSPVDLAKSYMQARPLWASPSTNHIQLQSPSSMGKELFKEATPFSVGGKSLSPSKLNWDSPVTGSWNIQEELRKVRSRATEEMLRTRPSSKIDWSALASVYKGGPSLLCTGEVGGAKDKFSNFTQLVDVPLTWGSAATTSGLTDSQMAQDKLQNEAFPPNAATSVPEKSQDLGSTPTIECRAGLPDGSEAIPSHGQQQQLSEEVIVKQSADANIAAPAPAPATATAPGLGDIEETSQPSSSMAETVRGKSFKSDSMLLEVNYIASKEVAGRDDAVTTSGCPSSAYSLPAVHYGEQKSMLSGKEHSLVGPDHDKVTRTVPGEETCELLSEASVEVPNDNEIVGFANDSEDSSSMYQGGLVQAVARPNSKRRSVSRTTGAKQQGRNVRSRDNRRGRGRGK; encoded by the exons ATGTACGCCGTTTCCCGGCCTCCGAACCGACTCACCGAGTTCAAATCGGGCGGAAAAATTGTTGGACCCAGGCGAGCCACTACTCCTCGTCCCACTCCATACGACCGCCCAACCCCTCGCCTTTCCCCTAATTCCACCCCTCAAAACCCTAATTGGCTTTCTCGTCTCATTTTTTCTCCTTCTCGCTTGCTCGCCAACGGTGCCGGTAAAGTTTTCTCCTCCGTCTTCGGCTCCGAATCCTCCGATTCCTCCTCCGGCGACGACGAAGACAGCGATACCGTTTCCACTTCTG AGGGTGAAATGGAAGATACCATTGAAGATGGCGATGAAGGCAGTGCTTCTTCTCTAAGCGGTGAAAAG AAGAATCAAACAACTGAAATTGTTCATTACTCAAAAAAAGATCTCCCAGCTGTAGAGTGGAGGACTGGAACAATGCGTTTAATTGCACAGCTTCTAACGCAGGAAACGTTCACGAG AGTTGTAGATTCTCCCATCATTAGAGGCACAGAAGATGGGAGACTGAGTGAGGTTCTGGACAAGACAGCTGGCAATG TGATGATTCAGATGCCGACACACCTGATCTCCGCAATACAGCTGTTAAAGAGGCTAAAAAATGGTTTGAGGGGAAGAAATTGGGGCCAAATTCGAAGCCAGTGGAGTGTGGAATCTGCACTCTCAACACTGCTCCACATGTTAGTAATCCTG GTTACTGAAGAAGAAGCAGGTTCACCAGTGGATTTGGCCAAATCTTATATGCAAGCTCGCCCACTATGGGCTTCTCCTTCCACAAACCATATCCAGTTGCAATCCCCATCATCAATGGGAAAAGAGCTTTTTAAGGAAGCAACACCATTTTCAGTTGGTGGCAAGTCACTGTCCCCATCAAAG TTGAACTGGGATTCCCCTGTCACTGGTTCGTGGAATATTCAGGAAGAACTACGTAAAGTGAGATCCAGGGCAACTGAAGAGATGCTAAGGACTCGACCGTCTTCCAAAATTGATTGGTCTGCATTAGCTTCAGTTTATAAAGGAGGTCCTAGTTTATTGTGTACTGGAGAAGTTGGTGGTGCTAAAGATAAATTTTCCAATTTTACACAATTAGTAGATGTACCTTTGACATGGGGCAGTGCAGCAACTACTTCTGGCTTGACAG ATTCTCAAATGGCACAAGATAAGTTGCAGAATGAAGCTTTTCCACCTAATGCAGCTACTTCTGTTCCTGAAAAAAGTCAG GATCTGGGATCAACACCGACCATTGAGTGTAGGGCAG GCTTGCCAGATGGCTCTGAAGCGATACCAAGCCATGGACAGCAACAACAGCTTTCAGAAGAAGTGATAGTAAAACAAAG TGCTGATGCCAACATTGCTGCTCCTGCTCCTGCTcctgctactgctactgctcCTGGCCTTGGAGACATCGAGGAGACTAGCCAACCTTCAAGCTCCATGGCAGAAACTGTTAGAGGCAAGAGTTTTAAATCTG ATTCAATGTTACTTGAAGTAAATTATATAGCATCCAAGGAAGTTGCTGGAAGAGATGATGCAGTTACTACCAGTGGCTGCCCTTCTTCAGCATACAG TTTGCCTGCAGTACACTACGGGGAACAGAAGTCTATGCTGTCTGGCAAAGAGCACAGTTTAGTTGGTCCAGATCATGACAAGGTGACAAGAACTGTTCCTGGAGAGGAAACCTGCGAGCTTCTGAGTGAGGCTTCCGTGGAGGTGCCAAACGATAATGAAATTGTTGGTTTTGCTAATGACTCTGAAGACAGCTCCAGCATGTACCAGGGAGGGTTAGTACAGGCTGTGGCTCGACCAAATTCAAAACGCCGCTCAGTATCCAGGACAACTGGTGCCAAGCAGCAAGGAAGAAACGTTAGGAGCAGAGACAATAGGAGAGGCAGAGGACGGGGTAAATAA